CATGGGCGAGGAAGCGCTTCAATTCCTCGGCACTGCGCTTGATCGGCAGATCCAGCACGTCAGCGGCGAAGATCATCCGCGTGCGCGGCCGGTCAAAGCGCAGGTTTTCCGAGAACATCACCCGATAGTCATCACAGAAATCCGGTACCGGGCAGCGCAGCTCGATGGCGAGGATCGGAATCCGCCGCCCCGCCAACCAGCACGCCACGCCGTGGACAATCATCCAGTAGGTGAAATAGGTGAAGGCGCGGCGCGGTTCAGGGTCGTCTTCGAGCAGGACAATCTCCGCCAGGCTCTGCTGATGCACCAATTGCGCCGGCATGCGTTCGAGCATCAGCGACAGGAAGTTCAACCCGGCGCTCAACCCTGCGGCCAGGTTCGGCTGGGCCATAGCGCTGCGGCAAAGAAACTCCAGGCTGCCGGATTTCAGCTTGCGCGGGTCCATGCCAAAGAACTCGTCATCACCGCGCCGGGCCAGCAGGCGCCACAACCGCGCGTACTGGCTGGCCGGCACGCGAGCGTCATCGGTGGACAGCAACGCCGGATCAATCCCGACCTTGCTCAAGACTTCTTCCGTGGCCACGCCCGGGGCACAACTTTGCAGCAGTGCTTCACGCACCAGTTGAATGGCGATGGTGTCTTTTTCCGACATGGAACGCAGGCAATCCTGTTGTTGTTCGAGTGGCGGGCATCTTAGCGCAGCTGGCTGGGCGACGTGGATGTTCAGACTCGTTCAGCTCCGGTTCAGGTAAATGTCAATGGATGCCATGTGAGAATGACTTTCATTATGTTACAACTTGTAACCTCATTCCGTTACACAGTGATCGTCGAATGCTCGTTCCCTTTTTGATCATGTTGCGCGAAGGCATCGAAGCCGCGCTGATCGTTGGCATCATCGCCAGCTACCTGCAACAGACCGGCCGTGGCCAGTGGATGCCGGCGGTGTGGATCGGGGTGTTTCTCGCCGCCGCGCTGGCGTTGCTGGTCGGCGGTGGCCTGGAACTGGTCAGCGCCGAATTCCCGCAAAAACAGCAGGAACTGTTCGAAGGCGTGGTCGGGCTGGTGGCGGTGGGCATTCTCAGCTCGATGGTGTTCTGGATGCGCAAGGTGGCGCGTTCGATCAAACATTCGCTGCAAGCCTCGCTCGATCATGCGCTGACTGCGTCGAAACATCAGGTCATCGCGCTGATCGCCATGGTGTTCTTCGCCGTGGCTCGGGAAGGACTGGAAACCGTGTTCTTCCTGCTCGCCGTGTTCCAGCAGAGCGAAGGCCCGGCCGCACCGATCGGCGCCCTGCTCGGCCTGATCCTGGCCATCGTCGTCGGCTTCCTGATCTACAGCGGCAGCATGCGCCTGAATCTCTCGGCGTTCTTCCGCTGGACCGGGCTGTTCATCCTCGTGGTCGCCGCCGGGATTCTCTCCAATTCGGTGCAGGCGCTGCATGAAGCCGGCGTCTGGAATCACCTGCAAACCGTGCTTTTCGACTTCAGCGCGACGCTGCCGATGGACGGCCCGCTGGGCTCGGTGCTGGCCGGCATGTTCGGTTATCAGGATGCCCCGACCGTCAGCACCCTCGGCGCGTACCTGATTTATCTGCTGGTGGCGCTGGTGATGTTTTTCATGCCGGCGCCCAAACCTGCTGCCCAATCGTCTTCCGTTTCCAGCCAATAAGGGCCTTCATGTCAAAGCCTGATATTCCTCAGAACTCCCCTCCCCGCGCCTTGCGCTGGGCGGTGGCCGGTTCGGTGGTCGTGATGATCGCCGCCGGTGGTCTGTTCTACTACGCCTCGAAAATGGCCGCCGCCAAACGTCAGCACAACCGTGACGAAGTGGTGGTGAACATCCATCCGCACAGTTGCGAACCGAATGCCCTTACCGTTCCGGCCGGCCGCGCCAGTTTCCGCATCGTCAACCGCTCCGACCGGGCGGTGGAATGGGAAATCCTCGATGGCGTGCTGGTGATCGAAGAGCGCGAGAATATCGCGCCGGGCCTGAGCCAGGTGATCAACGCCAACCTGCAACCCGGCGACTACGCCATCACCTGCGGCCTGCTGAGCAACCCGCGCGGCACCCTGCACGTGACACCAACCGCCGCTTCGGATGCTGCCGCCAAGGCCAAGCCGTCGATGGTCGCCTTTGTCGGGCCGCTGTCGGAGTTCCGCGTCTACCTGGCGAGCCAGGGCAGCGCGCTGATCAAAGCCGTGACGGCGCTGAATCAAGCCATCGACAGCGGCGATCTGGCCCAGGCTCAGGCGTTGTATTTGCCGGCCCGCGCCGCGTACCAGCGTCTGGCTCCGGCCGCTCAACGCTTGGCCGAGATGGACAACAGCATCAATGCCCGCGCCGATTACTTCGAGAAACGCGAGCAGGATCCGGCCTTCGTCGGCTTCCACCGCCTCGAATACGCGCTGTTCCAGCAACGCAAACTCGATGGCCTGGCACCCGTCGCCCAAGGCTTGCTCGACAACGTCACCACGTTGAAACAACAGCTGCTGGCCCAGTCGCTGCCGCCGGAGCAACTGGTGGAAATCGTCGTGCGCAACCTCAACACCCTCGCCGACGTGCGCGCCGCCAGCGGCGAAGAGGAACGCTACAGCCACAGCGATCTCAACGGCTTCGCGGCCAATCAGGAAACCGCGCACAAAGTCGTCGAACTGCTGCGCCCGCTGCTGAGCAAATCCGCCGCCGACCTGCTGCCGAAAATCGACGGCGCGTTGACTGATTTCGATACCACGCTGAACAGCCTCAAGGTCAAGGACGGCTACGCCAGCTACGACACCGTCAACGGTGAGCAACGCAAGCAGATCGCCGACAAGGCCAAGGCCCTGGCCGATGCCCTCGACGCCATTGATCCCGCCCTCGGCCTCTCCGGCCTGTAAGCAGAAGACGAATACCGATGAACGATTCCGAACACTTCAACCTGCAACGTCGCCGCGTACTGATGGGGATGGGCGCCGCCGGTGTTGCACTGGCCGGCACGGCCCTGAGCTGCCCGGCGATGGCCGCCTCCCCTGCGCAAGTCACCGAGGCGCCGAGCAGCGACAAGACCCAGGATCACCACGACTTTTACGGCGTGCATCAGAGCGGCATCGTCACCCCGCGCCCGGCAGCCGGCATGCTGGTCTCGTTCGATGTGCTGGCCGGCGACCGTGAAGACCTGGAGCGCCTGTTCCGCACCCTCAACGAACGCATCGCGTTCCTGATGAAAGGCGGCCCGGTGGCGCAGATCGATCCGAAATTGCCGCCGCCGGATTCCGGCATCCTCGGCCCGGTGGTGACGCCGGACAACCTGACCATCACCGTGTCGGTGGGCGAATCACTGTTCGACGAGCGCTTCGGTCTGGCCGCTGCCAAACCCAAGCGCCTGATCCGCATGGTCGGTTTCCCCAACGACGCGCTGGAAGCCGATTGCTGCCACGGCGACCTGAGCCTGCAGTTCTGCTCCAACACCGCCGACACCAACATCCACGCCCTGCGCGACATCGTGAAGAACCTGCCGGACCTGCTGCTGGTGCGCTGGAAGCAGGAAGGCAGCGTGCCGCCGCAAGCCCCGGCCAAACCGGGTGTACCGGCGCAATCGGCGCGTAACTTTCTGGGCTTCCGCGACGGTTCGGCCAACCCGGACTCCAACGACGGCAAAGCCATGGATCGCATCGTCTGGGTGCAACCGGGCAGCGACGAACCGGCCTGGGCGGCCCACGGCAGTTATCAGGCGGTGCGGATCATCCGCAACTTCGTCGAACGCTGGGACCGCACGCCGTTGCAGGAACAGGAAAGCATCATCGGCCGGGTGAAAACCACCGGCGCGCCGATGGGCGCCAGCCATGAAACCGAAGTCCCGGATTACAGCAAGGACCCGGAAGGCAAGCTGACCAAGCTCGACGCGCACATCCGCCTGGCCAACCCGCGCACCACAGCGAGCCAGGCCAACCTGATCCTGCGCCGGCCCTTCAACTATTCCAACGGCGTGAACAAGAACG
The window above is part of the Pseudomonas fluorescens genome. Proteins encoded here:
- a CDS encoding AraC family transcriptional regulator; protein product: MSEKDTIAIQLVREALLQSCAPGVATEEVLSKVGIDPALLSTDDARVPASQYARLWRLLARRGDDEFFGMDPRKLKSGSLEFLCRSAMAQPNLAAGLSAGLNFLSLMLERMPAQLVHQQSLAEIVLLEDDPEPRRAFTYFTYWMIVHGVACWLAGRRIPILAIELRCPVPDFCDDYRVMFSENLRFDRPRTRMIFAADVLDLPIKRSAEELKRFLAHAPANILVKYRDPESLASRIKQDLRQLPAEHWPETDALAQQLCMSASTLRRRLAEEGQTYQGLKDSVRKELAITWLAEPSISFAEIATRLGFADASSFYKAFRKWSGTNPGHYRTLILNEAD
- the efeO gene encoding iron uptake system protein EfeO, whose protein sequence is MSKPDIPQNSPPRALRWAVAGSVVVMIAAGGLFYYASKMAAAKRQHNRDEVVVNIHPHSCEPNALTVPAGRASFRIVNRSDRAVEWEILDGVLVIEERENIAPGLSQVINANLQPGDYAITCGLLSNPRGTLHVTPTAASDAAAKAKPSMVAFVGPLSEFRVYLASQGSALIKAVTALNQAIDSGDLAQAQALYLPARAAYQRLAPAAQRLAEMDNSINARADYFEKREQDPAFVGFHRLEYALFQQRKLDGLAPVAQGLLDNVTTLKQQLLAQSLPPEQLVEIVVRNLNTLADVRAASGEEERYSHSDLNGFAANQETAHKVVELLRPLLSKSAADLLPKIDGALTDFDTTLNSLKVKDGYASYDTVNGEQRKQIADKAKALADALDAIDPALGLSGL
- the efeB gene encoding iron uptake transporter deferrochelatase/peroxidase subunit produces the protein MNDSEHFNLQRRRVLMGMGAAGVALAGTALSCPAMAASPAQVTEAPSSDKTQDHHDFYGVHQSGIVTPRPAAGMLVSFDVLAGDREDLERLFRTLNERIAFLMKGGPVAQIDPKLPPPDSGILGPVVTPDNLTITVSVGESLFDERFGLAAAKPKRLIRMVGFPNDALEADCCHGDLSLQFCSNTADTNIHALRDIVKNLPDLLLVRWKQEGSVPPQAPAKPGVPAQSARNFLGFRDGSANPDSNDGKAMDRIVWVQPGSDEPAWAAHGSYQAVRIIRNFVERWDRTPLQEQESIIGRVKTTGAPMGASHETEVPDYSKDPEGKLTKLDAHIRLANPRTTASQANLILRRPFNYSNGVNKNGQLDMGLLFICYQADLEKGFITVQTRLNGEPLEEYLKPVGGGYFFTLPGVTGDKDFIGRSLLAATQPKTNA
- the efeU gene encoding iron uptake transporter permease EfeU, which encodes MLVPFLIMLREGIEAALIVGIIASYLQQTGRGQWMPAVWIGVFLAAALALLVGGGLELVSAEFPQKQQELFEGVVGLVAVGILSSMVFWMRKVARSIKHSLQASLDHALTASKHQVIALIAMVFFAVAREGLETVFFLLAVFQQSEGPAAPIGALLGLILAIVVGFLIYSGSMRLNLSAFFRWTGLFILVVAAGILSNSVQALHEAGVWNHLQTVLFDFSATLPMDGPLGSVLAGMFGYQDAPTVSTLGAYLIYLLVALVMFFMPAPKPAAQSSSVSSQ